Part of the Gilliamella sp. wkB7 genome is shown below.
GATGAGCACTACTTACCCCAACAAATACGATCTGCTCATTAGCATTAATTTCACCAACTCGATGAATAACCACAACTCGACTTAATCGCCATCTTTTTCGAGCATTAGCGATTATATTAGCTAATACTTTCTCTGTCATTCCTGCATAATGTTCTAAATAAAGGCTCAATGTCTGTTTTTCAAAACAACGAACCTTACCCATAAAAGTGACAATTGCACCATCTTGAGGTAATGCTGAAAGCCAATTAATTAACTCATTATTATCAATTAAATCTTGATTTACTTTAATAATATCCATAATTTCAACCACCTGTTACAGGAGGGAAAAAGGCAATTTCATCACCTGCCTGAATAATATAATCATAATCAACCAATACTTGGTTCACAGCACATAAAATAACTCTTTCTTTGAATGCTAAAGCCCACCTATCGCCACGTTTGCTGAGTTGTTCAAGCAATTCCAAAATAGAAACTTGATTAGCATCTAAGATAATGCTGTCAATTTCAACTAACTCTCTAATTTGAGCAAAAAAAATAATTTTATTCATCTAGTTCCTTGGCAATAAAGTCTCCAGACTTACCACCACTCTTATTCAATAATCTTACTTGCGTAATAACCATATCCTTTTGTACAGCCTTACACATATCATAAATAGTTAAAGCAGCAACTGAAGCTGCTACCATAGCCTCCATTTCAACACCTGTTTGCCCGTTTAATCGACAGTTAGCTTGAATTCGAATACAACTTTTTATTCGATCTGCTTCAATATTAATTTCAATTTTACTGAGCAAAAGCGGATGGCATAGAGGAATAATATCCCAAGTTTTTTTTGCAGCTTGAATACCAGCAATTCTTGCTGTCGCAAAAACATCCCCTTTATGATGTTTACCTTCGATAATCATATCAAGTGTTTTGGTATTCATTAAAACTAATGATTCTGCGCTTGCTTGTCGCATTGTTAGCTGTTTGTTTGAAACATCAACCATATAAGCATCACCACGCTGATTAATATGCGAAAATGACTCGGGCATATTTTTGATTCCTAAAAAAATTATCAACTCTTTAGAATATATCCAAGATAGCAAATTTTTACAAGTAGCTACTCATCTGATTAAATTAATCATTATCAGAATATATAAAAAATTAGTTTGTTTTAACCTTTCAAATCATCTATAAATTTGGTATGTTTTTGCGAGTTAAATAAAAACTGCGTACAATATTACTTTCTGTAAATTATAATTGTGATTCTCAATGCTTATTGCTCATGTTGCCTTACCAGTACCACTTTATCAACTTTATGATTATAACTTAACTAAGCCTGCCCAAATTGGAATGCGGGTGAAAGTTCCATTCGGTACCCGCAATGCCATAGGTATTATTGTTAAAATAGATCAACAAACCGATATTGATGTTAAAAGTTTAAAAAATATCACAACAATTATTGATAGCGAACCTCTTTTTACTCCAGATATCTGGCAATTATTAAATTGGGCGGCAGGTTATTATCATTATCCAATTGGTGAAGTTTTATTTCATGCGATGCCTGTTTTATTAAGGCAAGGACGAGAAGCGAACAAAGCTCAAATCACTCATTGGCAATTAACTGAATTAGGTGAGAATATTGATCTGACCGCATTATCACGGACACCAAAACAAAAATTATTATTATCATCATTTAGAAACAATACTGTTGATTCTATCAACGTAAGTGCTACTGTCTATAATGAATTAGAAAAAAAACAACTAATAACACGAGTAAATGTCCAAGCAGATAATATAATGTGGCAAACGAATTTTTCTGCCAATCCAAACTTGATTAAATTAAATCAAGAACAATTTTATGCAATAGATAATGTAAACAAACAAATCCATAATTTTGCTGTATTTCTGTTAGAAGGCGTCACGGGCTCAGGAAAAACTGAGGTTTATCTCAATATTATATCTAATGTACTAGCTACAGGTAAACAAGCATTAGTATTGGTACCTGAAATTAGCCTTACACCACAAACAATTAAACGTTTTAAAGAACGATTTAATGCTCCAATAGATATTTTACATTCTGGATTAACCAATCAACAAAGACTAGCCGTTTGGTTAAGAAGCAAAAATGGAGAAAATGCCATTGTTGTCGGTACCCGTTCATCACTTTTCACACCGTTTAAAAATTTAGGTATGATTATCGTTGACGAAGAGCATGATAATTCATATAAACAACAAGAAGGATGGCGTTATAATGCTCGTGATTTAGCAATTATTCGTGCAAAACTTAAAAATATCCCTATTTTATTAGGTTCTGCAACACCTTCATTAGAAACTTTAAATAATGTTAAAAATCATAGATACCAATTGTTACAATTAACAAAACGTGCAGGTCATGCTAAACCTGTAAAGCAATCTATTTTAGATATTCGAGGTTTAACACTTTTAGCTGGCTTATCACAACCCTTAATTGAACAAATAAAAATCCATTTACACAATAATAATCAAGTCATGTTATTTTTAAATCGGCGTGGTTATTCACCTTTATTAATTTGTCATGATTGTGGTTGGATTGCGGAATGTCCTCGTTGCGATCGTCCATATACTTTTCACAACCAATCGCAAAAACTTAGTTGTCATTATTGTGATACACCAAGAGCAATTCCAAAACAATGCCCAAAATGTGGTTCAACTCATTTAGTACCTATTGGTTTTGGTACGGAGCAATTAGAAAAACAACTTGAACTTCTTTTTCCTAACACCAAAATAAGTCGTATTGATCGTGATACAGTAGCTAAAAAAGGAGCATTAGATGGTTATTTGCAAAGTATTCAACAAGGTGGTGCACATATTTTAGTTGGTACACAGATTTTAGCCAAAGGTCATCATTTTCCTGATATAACATTAGTTGGTATTGTAGATGTCGATGGGGCATTATTTTCTAGCGATTTTCGAGCAACAGAGCAATTTGCTCAAATCTATACTCAAGTATCAGGAAGGGCTGGCCGAGAAGCAAAAACAGGAGAAGTAATATTACAAACCTACCATCCTGAGCATCCATTATTAAATGTATTATTAAATAAAGGATATCAAGAATTTGCTAAACAGACCTTAAAAGAACGTCAACAAACGTTATTACCTCCATTTAGTTATCAAGCATTAATTCGTGCAGCAGATCGCAATAACCATCATGCACAAAAGTTTTTGCAACTCATTCATGACAGATTGAAAGAGTATGGTGATAGTTCTTTATGGCAACTTGGTCCTATGCCGGCAAATCAACCTAAGAAGGCGGGATATTACCGTTGGCAACTTTTGTTACAACACACAAATAGACAGCTATTACAATTAATTTTAGATAAACTTGTTATTGATATAGAAAAATGGAATGAAACATCAAAAGTAAGATGGAGTATTGATATTGATCCTATCAATAATTAATATGTGATAATCGCCGACCGATATTAAAAATCGGCGGCTTAAAATAAAATTATAACGCTATTTTACCTACATTTTTATCCAATGTTGCTTGACCAATACCGGAAACTTCTTTCAATTGTTCTATAGAAACAAACGCCCCAAATTTTTCACGATATTCAACAATTTTTTTGGCTTTACTTATCCCTATACCTGTTAATACTTTAGCTAACTCTTCTGCTGTAGCTGTATTAATATTAACTTGTATAATTTGTTGCTGTTCTTTTTTAGTTACTTCATTAGGTGGGCTATCCGCAAAACTTAAACCGGAAAAAGTAATACTTGATAATAAAATACACAAAATTGAAAATAGTTTCATTTGATTAACCTCTTAAAAATAGTTATGCAATTAATATGCTTTTTAACTATCTCATTTAATCAAATGCTAAAGGTTTATTAATTTTATAAATGAAAAAAGTCACCGAAGTGACTTTTAATTTTTGCTGAATTTTGCATTAATTTATGATTTGGATCACAAATTAGCATCTGGCATAATTTCAATCTTAGCTTTAGAACGAATATCTTCAGTAAGATAATAATATATATTATTAATATATAATGGTAATAATTCAGACGAAATATCTTTCTGTTCATTAGGTGTTTTTACACCAGTTAATACCACAATAGCAGCACTTTTATCATCTAAGTATTGAATACCAAAAACTCGTTTAGATGTAACTGATGGTACCAAATCAAAAACCATATCAACAATTTTCTTATCCAGCACTTTTGAGTTCCGAGTAAGTTTATAACTTTGAGCAAAGTTTACATTTGACGAACTACCCGTTTCGTTTAATTGTGCTAATATATTATCTACAGTCGATGTAAAACGTTCATTAGCAATATTTTGATAAAGTTTTTTATTAATTTCATCTTGGACTTCTTCAAAAGGTGCTATCCCTTCCTTACGATAATCAACAAGTTGAATAACAAAATCAATCATATCAATACCTTGACCAACAGTTATCATTTCCGAAACGTTACCTGTTGCTTGACCATCAACAATCATTTGATCACCAAATGCAACATCCCTAACTTCAGGATATCGTAAAATTGTAGTGATATCATTGTAATAAGACCAATCTGAATTAACTATATGTAAATCAGAATCTTTTGCAATAGCTTCTAATGAATTAGGGTTTTTGTTTACCGCAGCCTGAATTTTATCTTCTACAGAATAAAATATAGCATTTAGTTTTTCATCTTCCAGCTTTGAAGTAATCATATGTTTTGCAAAATCAAAATCCATAACTCTAGATTTTTGTATATTATCTAATTTAACGATAACATAACCATCATCAACTTTTATCGGCTTAGAAATTTGTCCAACTTTTTTTAAATTAGCATCTTTAAATGCTTGAGGTAAAGAATCATCCATATTAAACCATCCCAATGAACCATTCTTTCCATACGGAGAGGTATTAGCGGTCTGATTAACCGTTTTAACAATAGTATCAAAATTACCACCAGATGATAGATCTTTGATAATATCATCTGCCTGTTCTTTATCAGTGACATAAATTACACTGTAAGCTTGTCTTTCAGGGAAAGAATAATCTTCTTTATTTTTTTTGAATTGTTGTTGTACTTCATCATCAGTAATACGAATTTTATCTATGTAATTAGATTTTTTATTTAAAATATAATTAAACTTAACTCTTTCTTTCCGATAAAACTCACTCTTATGTTCTTCATAATATTTCTTTTCATCTTCAACAGTAATTTTAACATCATCCATATTTACCACTTTAGGGCTCAAAGTTGATGTATAAACTGTTCTTGTTTGATCTTTTAACTTGGCTAACTCTGAATCTACAGGTAATACAAAACTTGAGTTTACTAAAGCATTAATGACTTGTTGTTGTTGCAAAGAGGTTTTCAAGCCTGCACCATAACTATCAGGTGTATAACCGTTTGCTGAAAGGAGTTCTAAATATTTTTTATTACTAAATTTGCCATTTTCAAAAAACATCTGTTGTTTCTTGATGAATTCTTTGACTCTTTCATTACCTATATTTGCATTTAACTGCTCGGCAAATTTATAAGATAAAAAATTCGTAATTTGTGAATATAATACATTGCGGCGAAGTTGTTTGATAAAAGCAGGGTCACCTGCTGAATTTGAAGTAACTTCCCTTACTTGAGCTTCAAATTGTGCTCGATTTATCCCTTCTCCATTAACTTTTGCGATGTATTGTTGGGCATCACGCGCATTATTGCCGCCCCCAAATCCAAAAAAACCTATCCCTGTGAATATAAATGATAAAATAATTATTGCAAAAATAATTTTAACTACAATATGGTTTGCAGCTGTGCGGATTGTATCCATCATTTCTTGCGATTCTCCATATATCTAAAGATTAATTCGGCAAGTATAGCATATTTACCTAAATTGGCTATTATCGAAACGCTAAGAGATAAAAAAAGATCAACACTATGTTGATCTTTTTAAAATTAAATACAATTAATTTAATTGCGTCTGAACTGGAATTTTAGATTTTATTTGTTTAGTTGCCTTTTTAGTTGCATGTTTTAAACTAATTTTATCTTCTTCAAGTTCTACACCAAACGGATTATTTTGTAATGCTATTGTTATTACTTCATCAATCCATTTTACTGGGCAAATATCAATTTCAGCTTTAACATTATCTGGAATTTCTTCTAGATCTTTCACATTATCCATCGGTATAACAACCGTTTTAATTCCACCTCTATGTGCTGCAAGTAATTTTTCTTTAAGACCACCAATAGGTAATACTTCACCTCTTAAAGTAATTTCCCCAGTCATAGCAACATCAGAACGAACAGGATTACCTGTTAAAGTTGAAATTAATGATGTACACATAGCGATACCTGCACTTGGACCATCTTTCGGTGTCGCACCATCGGGGACATGGACATGAATATCACGTTTTTCGTAAAAATCACCATTAATACCTAACTTTTCAGCACGAGAACGAACCACTGTCAATGCGGTTTGAATAGATTCTTGCATCACATCACCCAATGAACCGGTATAAGTTAATTTACCTTTACCTGGTACACTAACTGATTCAATTGTAAGTAAATCACCGCCTACTTCAGTCCAAGCAAGACCAATAACTTGCCCAATTCGATTTTCATTATCGGTTTTACCATAATCAAATCGTTGTACTCCTAGAAAATCTTTTAAATTATCCTGGGTTATCGTCACTTTTTTCAACTTGCTATTTAAAGCTAATTGTTTTACAACTTTACGGCAAATTTTTGCTATTTCCCTTTCTAAGCTACGAACCCCTGCTTCTCGAGTATAATAGCGAATAATTCCAATTATAGCTGAATTATCTATACTAATTTCTTTTGGTTTTAACCCATTATTCTCTATTTGTTTAGTAATAAGATGCTGTTTAGCAATGTTTAATTTTTCATCTTCTGTATAGCCTGAAAGACGAATAACCTCCATTCGGTCTAACAATGGTGCTGGAATATTCATCGAATTAGCAGTAGCAACAAACATTACATCAGATAAATCATAATCAACTTCAAGATAGTGATCACTAAAAGCATTATTTTGTTCTGGATCAAGTACTTCTAACAAAGCAGAAGCAGGATCGCCTCGCATATCCGATGCCATCTTATCAATTTCATCCAATAAAAATAATGGATTTTTGACACCAACTTTTACCATACGTTGAATCAATTTACCTGGCATAGAGCCTATATAAGTTCTTCTATGTCCACGAATTTCTGCCTCATCACGAACACCACCTAATGCCATTCGGACATATTTACGCCCTGTTGCTTTAGCGATAGACTGACCAAGAGATGTTTTACCTACACCTGGAGGTCCAACTAGACATAATATAGGTCCTTTGACTTTATTAATTCGACCTTGAACAGCTAAATATTCCAATATACGATCTTTAACTCTTTCTAAACCATAATGATCTTTATCTAGAATTTTTTGAGCACCCTCAATATCTTTTTTAACTTTGCTACGTTTATGCCACGGAATTTGTATCATCCAATCAATATATCCTCTGACTACAGTTGCTTCAGCAGACATTGCAGGCATCATTTTGAGTTTATTAAGTTCAGCCAAAGCTTTTTCTGTTGCCTCTTGTGGCATTTTAGCTTTGGTAATTTTATTTTTTAACTCTTCATATTCATCTGATTTATTATCGATATCACCCAATTCTTTATGAATTGCTTTTATTTGCTCATTAAGATAATACTCTTTTTGCGCTTTTTCCATTTGTTGCTTAACACGCTGACGAATATTTTTTTCAACTTGCAATAAATCGATTTCAGATTCCATCAATGAAATAAGTAACTCAAAACGTTTTTCCAAATTAGCTGTAACCAGTAATTCTTGCTTTTGTTCTACTTTCAAAAATAATGTAGCGGCAATAGAATCAGCCAGTTGTGAAGGCTCTTTAATCAAACGAATTGAATCAACAACTTCTTGTGTTACCTTTTTATTCAGTTTTGCATAATCATCAAAATTAGAAAGTACAACTCGCATTAAAGCTTCATTTAAATCATCATTTTTGTTTTTTTCATGCAATGTTTCGATATTGGCAATAAAAAAGTCGTCTTCTTTTTGTTCTAAAATATCAACAATTTTAGCTCGTTCAACACCTTCAACTAAAACTTTTACAGTTCCGTCTGGAAGTTGAAGCAATTGTAAAATATTGGCAACAGTCCCAGTTTCATATAAATCATCAACATCAGGATCATCTTGGGATGGATTTTTTTGAGTAACAAGAAAGACTTGCTTATCCATTTCCATTGCACTCTCAAGACAACGTATCGATTTATTTCGACCAACAAAGAGAGGAATTACCATATGTGGAAATACCACAACATCACGTAATGGTAAAATAGGCATAATCATTTGTTTAGTTTGTTTTGTTTTCATTTTTTTCTCTCTAATAGTACAAACCCATTATGTTGATATTGGGATTGATTTTAGATATTCAAGCCTATTGTTATGAGTCAAATATATACTATTCCTTAAACATTTTGACAATATCTACATGTAATTAGATATAATATAAATTAGATCATGCTTGTTAAAGTTTCAACAATAACAAGCATCTTCATAGTTAAGCTGACAACTCAACATCTTCTCGGTAAATTAAAGCTGGTGCTTGTGATTTTTCTACTGTTTCTTGTTCAACAATAACTTTTTTAATATTCTTCATAGATGGTAGATCATACATTGTATCTAATAAAATATTTTCAACAATAGAACGTAAACCTCGAGCTCCTGTTTTACGTTGCAACGCTTTTATTGCAATAGCGTTTAATGCATCTTCAGTAAATTCTAATTCAACTCCATCTAACCTAAATAATGCTTCAAACTGCTTAGTTAAAGCGTTTTTAGGTTCAGTTAAAATACTAATTAAGGCATTTTTGTCTAATTCTGATAATGTACCGATAACGGGTAATCGACCAATAAATTCAGGAATCAAACCAAATTTTACTAAATCTTCAGATTCAACTTGAGCGAGTAACTCAGACTCCGTTGCCTTATTTTTACTGCTTTTAACATCAGCTCCAAAGCCAATACCAGTATTAACAGATACTCGATTTTCTACTACTTTATTCAAGCCACTAAACGCCCCACCACAAATAAACAGAATCTTTGAGGTATCTACCTGTAAAAATTCTTGTTGAGGATGTTTACGTCCGCCTTTGGGTGGCACAGAGGCAATAGTACCTTCAATAATTTTTAATAAGGCTTGTTGTACACCTTCTCCAGACACATCTCTTGTGATTGAAGGATTATCTGATTTTCTTGAAATCTTGTCTATTTCATCAATGTAAATTATACCACGTTGTGCTTTTTCAATATCATAATCACAACTCTGTAATAATTTTTGAATGATATTTTCAACATCTTCACCGACATACCCTGCTTCTGTTAATGTTGTTGCATCTGCCATCGCAAAAGGAACATCTAAAAAGCGAGCTAAAGTTTCGGCTAATAATGTTTTACCACTACCAGTTGGACCAATTAATAAAATATTACTTTTACCTAATTCGACATCATTATGACTTGCATAATTACGTAAACGTTTATAATGATTATAAACAGCTACAGATAATACTTTTTTTGCTTTTTCTTGACCAATAACATATTCATCAAGATGGTTTCGAATTTCATGAGGAGTTGGTAATGGTTTACTATTAAATTCTTCATGTGAGAGAAAACTTTTTGTCTCTTCTTTTAAAATATCATTGCATAGCCCAATACACTCATTACAAATATAAATAGATGATGGTCCTGCAATTAGTTTTCGAACTTCATGTTCACTTTTACCACAAAAAGTACAATAGAGTAATTTTTCTGAGCTTTCATTATTCACTTTTACCACCTAGCTAATTTATTATGAACGTTTACTATATATGGCATCCACTAAACCATATTCAACTGCTTTTTCGGCAGACATAAAGTTATCACGATCTGTATCTTTTTCAATTACACTAATATCTTGACCAGTATGCATTGCCAAAATATTATTTAAACGGCTTTTTACTTGTAAGATTTCTTGTGCATGTATTTGAATATCGGAAGCTTGTCCTTGAAAACCGCCTAATGGTTGATGAATCATTACCCTAGCGTTAGGTAAGCAATATCGTTTACCTTTTGTTCCGGCAGTCAAAAGCAATGATCCCATTGAACATGCTTGTCCCAAACAAATTGTGCTAACATCAGGTTTTATAAATTGCATAGTATCATAAATGGCCAGTCCGGCTGTAACAACACCACCTGGTGAATTTATATATAAATGGATATCTTTTTCAGGATTTTCAGCTTCTAGAAATAACATTTGAGCGATAATTAAGTTAGCCATATTATCTTCAACTTGTCCTGTTAAAAAGATGATTCGCTCTTTTAATAACCGTGAATATATATCGTAAGCTCTTTCTCCACGAGAGCTTTGCTCAACAACCATTGGAATCACACCCATATATGGTTCTAAAGGCATTTTTATCTCCTAATTAAACAAAATAGCCCAAACAGATAATTCTTATTTGGGCTTAAAAGTAATCTTTTTATTTAATGAAGCAGTGTATAGATATTAAGCCACTTGCTGATTCATTAATTCAGAAAACGAGTAGTTTTTATCGGTTACTTTAGCACTAGCTAATAATAAATCAACTACTTGATCTTCAATCGCTACAGATCGAATGTTATCCATCGCTTTCTTATCTTTACTGTAATATTCTAAAACTTCTTTAGGATCTTCGTAAGCAGAGGCAATTTCATCAATTAATGATTTAACTTTTGCATCATCAGCTTTAATCTTATTGCTTTCAATAATTTCGCTAAATAATAAACCAACTGATACACGGCGTTTAGCTTCAGCTTCGAATAATTCTTTTGGAAGGTCGATTGGTTGCTTCATATTTCCACCAAATCGTGATACAGCCTGTTGACGGAGTACATCAATTTCGCGTTCTACTAATGCAGCAGGTACATCAATTTCATTATTCTTAACTAAACCATCAATAACTTGTGCTTTAATTTTATTACGAATAGTTGCATTAAGTTCGCGCGACATATTTTTTCGAACTTCAATACGTAAGCTTTCAACTGTACCATCTGCGATACCAAACCGTTTAATAACATCTTCAGTAAGCTCTGGAAGTTCAAGCTCTTCCACTTTTTTCAATGTTGCAGAAAATACTGCAGGCTTACCTTTTAAATTTTCGGCATGATAATCTTCTGGGAATGTTACGTTAATATCAAATTGGTCATTAGCTTTATGATCTAAAATAGCATCTTCAAACCCAGGAATCATTCTACCTTGACCTAATACTAATACAAAATCATTAGCTTTACCGCCTTCAAATTCCTCACCATCAACCTGACCAACAAAATCTAAAGTTACACGATTTTGTTCTTTAGCTGATTGTTCAACTTCTTTCCAAGTCCCTTGTTGTTTACGTAATGTTTCAATCATAGTTTCAACATCAGCATCAACAACTTCTGCTACTGGTTTTTCAACTTCGATCTTATCTAGATCTTTGATTTTAACTTCAGGATAAACCTCAAATTCAACAGTAAAGGTGTAATCTTCTCCATCTTTATATTCTGTTGGAGTATAAGTTGGTGCACCTACTGGATTTAATTTTTCTTGAACAATCGCTTCAATGAAATTTTGTTGCATTAAATCACTTAATGCATCTTGTAAAATAGACGCACCATAGCGTTGTTCAACAATTTTTAAAGGTACTTTTCCTTTGCGGAAACCATCAATTCGTACTTTTTTTGCAGTATTAATCAGCTCTTTATCAATTGCTTTTTTAATATCCTCTGATTTAATGGTAATTGATAAACGTCTACCTAAACCTTTTGTTGTTTCCACCGAAACTTGCATCTTTATACCTCGAAATTATTGAATAATATCTGCTCATGATTATTTTAAATTGATAATTGAGCCAACAAATTTATAAAATAGGCGAGCATTATACCGACCGTAAACGTCTACGTCGAGACATTTAATAGTTTCTTCTCAAGCGCTTTCAAACGTTTATTCATTTCATCAATATGTAACACTAACGAAGCGGTTTTTCGCCACACTTTATTTTCTTGTAGTGGGATCCCAGATGAATATACACCAGGTTCAGTGATAGGACGCATCACCATTCCCATGCCAGTAACGGTTACTTGATCACATATTTCCATATGCCCATTAATAACACTTGCTCCACCGATTAGACAGTGACGACCAATAGTTAAGCTACCAGCCATAATAACGCCTCCCGCAACTGCGGTATGATCACCAATTATATCGTTATGAGCGATTTGGCATTGATTGTCAATAATAACACCATTACCTATAAC
Proteins encoded:
- the tig gene encoding trigger factor, with the translated sequence MQVSVETTKGLGRRLSITIKSEDIKKAIDKELINTAKKVRIDGFRKGKVPLKIVEQRYGASILQDALSDLMQQNFIEAIVQEKLNPVGAPTYTPTEYKDGEDYTFTVEFEVYPEVKIKDLDKIEVEKPVAEVVDADVETMIETLRKQQGTWKEVEQSAKEQNRVTLDFVGQVDGEEFEGGKANDFVLVLGQGRMIPGFEDAILDHKANDQFDINVTFPEDYHAENLKGKPAVFSATLKKVEELELPELTEDVIKRFGIADGTVESLRIEVRKNMSRELNATIRNKIKAQVIDGLVKNNEIDVPAALVEREIDVLRQQAVSRFGGNMKQPIDLPKELFEAEAKRRVSVGLLFSEIIESNKIKADDAKVKSLIDEIASAYEDPKEVLEYYSKDKKAMDNIRSVAIEDQVVDLLLASAKVTDKNYSFSELMNQQVA
- the clpP gene encoding ATP-dependent Clp endopeptidase proteolytic subunit ClpP, with the protein product MPLEPYMGVIPMVVEQSSRGERAYDIYSRLLKERIIFLTGQVEDNMANLIIAQMLFLEAENPEKDIHLYINSPGGVVTAGLAIYDTMQFIKPDVSTICLGQACSMGSLLLTAGTKGKRYCLPNARVMIHQPLGGFQGQASDIQIHAQEILQVKSRLNNILAMHTGQDISVIEKDTDRDNFMSAEKAVEYGLVDAIYSKRS